A window of Oncorhynchus kisutch isolate 150728-3 linkage group LG10, Okis_V2, whole genome shotgun sequence contains these coding sequences:
- the LOC109897217 gene encoding SH3-containing GRB2-like protein 3-interacting protein 1 isoform X12: MTKDSGEEIQVARPRRPAPIEVPTLAAPALQVPRSKRAPAVPVPEKKAAPVPEDTAALFGPPLETAFGEQKTEVGISEPVVCGVWGAPLPESESLSPDFSFTRPFPTGTPPPLPPKNVPTSPPLTGSPSADAAGLSIKAEGSGRKTSVPNLDNIFGPAEPPAFGEESADKWICFSEEGSAASEKPPPPTSPPPPEDPPAPPVPTSPLPLDDPVPAPSLSPLPTSPPPQEKPVSPLPTSPPPTDEPVPPLPTVPPTPKDPTPPPSPLPPMDPTPPPTPTPTVVPTLDLTSSIAPAPLVTSPTSVAPVPSAVPSSPKASTHVSPTSPLAPVEAPSRTIPRPLVLAAEERRSPEAAALPVPPAPPKEDLSETTTTLSPKDAGQVSRVAPPPPPPPTYRAVVSSPGPTTGGTGSGASSPTRPATPSAPSAVVSSPTPPPPPPRPSSRPKLPPGKPSMGDVSRPFSPPVSHSSSPPPVAPLARAESTSSISSNNSLSAATTPTVGKDLTVSVSENDQPSLVWFDRGKFYLTFEGCSRGPSPLTMGAQDTLPVAAAFTETVNAFFKGADPNKCVVKITGEMVLSFPAGITRHFANNPSPAVLTFSITNYSRLEHVLPNPQLLCCDTVTTPNPDCKNFWVNMPNLMTHLKRVAEQKPQATYYNVDMLKYQVSAQGLVSTPLNLAASWRCVPTSTDLRIDYKYNGSAMTTPVALNNVQFLIHVDGGVTKLQAVLPPAAWNAEQQRILWKIPDISQKSENGGVGSLLARFQLSEGPSKPSSLAVQFTSEGSTLSGCDIELAGPGYRFSLVKKRFAAGKYLADN, from the exons ATGACAAAGGACTCTG GTGAAGAGATACAGGTGGCTCGGCCAAGACGTCCTGCACCCATTGAGGTCCCCACATTGGCAGCCCCGGCGCTACAAGTTCCCAG AAGTAAGAGAGCCccagcagtaccagtaccagagaAGAAAGCAGCGCCAGTACCCGAGGACACTGCAGCCTTATTTGGGCCTCCGCTGGAGACAGCCTTCGGAGAGCAGAAAACTGAAG TGGGTATATCTGAGCCAGTGGTGTGTGGCGTATGGGGTGCTCCTCTACCTGAGTCTGAGTCACTGAGCCCAGACTTCTCTTTCACAAGACCCTTCCCTACAGGCA CTCCGCCCCCGCTTCCGCCCAAGAATGTCCCGACCTCCCCCCCACTGACTGGCTCCCCCTCTGCAGATGCTGCTG GTTTGTCAATAAAGGCAGAAGGCTCAGGGAGGAAGACCTCCGTCCCAAACCTGGATAACATTTTCGGCCCAGCGGAACCCCCTGCCTTTGGCGAGGAATCTGCCGACAAGTGGATCTGCTTCAGCGAGGAGGGATCCGCAGCCTCTGAAAAACCACCCCCTCCAACGTCCCCACCACCTCCAGAAGATCCCCCCGCCCCTCCTGtacccacctcccctctccctctggaTGACCCtgtccctgccccctctctctcccctctccccacctcccctcccccACAGGAAAAACCTGTCTCTCCATTACCCACCTCCCCACCCCCTACAGATGAACCAGTGCCCCCCCTACCCACTGTCCCACCCACGCCGAAAGACCCTACACCCCCACCCTCACCACTTCCTCCAATGGACCCTACACCACCCCCCACTCCCACACCCACTGTTGTCCCCACTCTCGACTTAACCTCCAGCATCGCCCCTGCTCCCCTTGTCACCTCACCCACCAGCGTTGCCCCTGTCCCCTCTGCAGTTCCCTCTTCTCCCAAAGCAAGCACACATGTCTCCCCTACCAGCCCCCTTGCCCCAGTAGAGGCACCCTCACGCACCATCCCCCGGCCCCTCGTCTTGGCCGCGGAGGAACGGAGGAGTCCTGAAGCAGCAGCTCTGCCTGTCCCACCTGCCCCTCCGAAAGAGGACCTCAGTgaaaccaccaccaccctgtcaCCCAAAGATGCTGGCCAGGTTTCCCGTGTTgcgcctccccctcctccaccccctacaTACAGGGCAGTGGTGTCCTCTCCAGGACCAACGACAGGGGGTACGGGTAGTG GAGCGTCCTCTCCAACTCGACCTGCTACACCGTCAGCTCCATCAGCTGTTGTCAGcagccccaccccacccccacctccGCCACGCCCTTCCTCACGACCCAAACTGCCTCCTGGGAAACCTAGCATGGGGGACGTG AGCCGGCCTTTTAGTCCCCCGGTCAGTCACTCGTCCAGCCCCCCTCCAGTCGCGCCCCTGGCTCGGGCCGAGAGcacttcctccatctcctccaacaACTCCTTGAGTGCAGCCACCACCCCCACCGTCGGTAAAGATCTCACTGTCtctgtgtcag AGAATGACCAGCCTTCCCTGGTTTGGTTTGACAGAGGGaagttttatttaacctttgaaG GCTGCTCCAGGGGCCCCAGCCCTCTCACCATGGGGGCCCAGGACACCCTTCCGGTGGCGGCAGCTTTTACTGAAACAGTCAATGCCTTCTTCAAAGGAGCCGACCCCAACAA GTGTGTTGTGAAGATCACAGGTGAGATGGTGCTGTCGTTTCCAGCGGGGATCACTCGGCACTTTGCCAATAACCCGTCCCCTGCCGTGCTAACCTTCAGCATAACCAACTACAGCCGGCTGGAGCATGTGCTGCCTAACCCCCAGCTACTCTGTTG TGACACCGTCACAACACCCAACCCCGACTGCAAGAACTTCTGGGTGAACATGCCAAACCTGATGACCCATCTAAAGAGGGTGGCTGAGCAGAAACCCCAAGCCACATACTACAATGTGGACATGCTCAAGTACCAG GTATCGGCGCAGGGCCTCGTTTCGACACCCCTGAACCTGGCAGCCAGTTGGCGGTGTGTGCCCACCAGCACGGACCTCCGAATAGACTACAAATACAACGGCAGCGCCATGACAACACCCGTGGCTCTCAACAACGTCCAGTTCCTGATCCACGTGGACGGAGGGGTCACCAAGCTACAGGCGGTGCTTCCCCCCGCCGCATG GAACGCAGAGCAGCAGAGAATCCTGTGGAAGATTCCTGATATTTCCCAGAAATCTGAAAATGGAG